One stretch of Actinomycetota bacterium DNA includes these proteins:
- the coaE gene encoding dephospho-CoA kinase (Dephospho-CoA kinase (CoaE) performs the final step in coenzyme A biosynthesis.) has protein sequence MGLIFYLSSRPIVFPLHPLLSNTFHLVEYAILTFLLVIAFKNTTNLQSTLLCAWAMSISIAYGILDEIHQIFVPTRTFSLWDVAMDSLAALIVAFLAREFLRREIPKMRWCSKIDVNPLNLVMRGRKSMKVIGVTGGIATGKSTVAKLLASRGAKVIDADQISREVMMPKSEVWEKIIAHFGRGILLSDGSIDRRNLGKIVFSDPQELEVLNRITHPTIIKVIEDKLEELKRAREDQVIVLDCPLLIEAQLLPWVDEVVVVTTKEETQIKRLKEKGLSAEEARARMRAQISQEERIKFADHIVENDGTLDELREKVDKLWENIKVDQKS, from the coding sequence ATGGGATTGATTTTCTATCTTTCATCTCGACCAATTGTTTTTCCCCTGCATCCTTTACTTTCTAACACCTTTCATCTTGTGGAGTATGCTATTTTGACTTTCTTGTTGGTGATAGCATTCAAAAATACGACGAATCTTCAATCGACGCTTCTTTGCGCGTGGGCTATGAGCATCTCCATCGCCTACGGTATCCTCGATGAGATACACCAGATTTTCGTGCCCACTCGTACTTTCAGCCTTTGGGATGTGGCAATGGATTCTTTAGCCGCTCTAATTGTTGCTTTCCTGGCCAGAGAGTTCTTACGGCGGGAGATACCAAAAATGCGGTGGTGTAGTAAAATTGATGTAAATCCTCTCAATTTGGTGATGAGGGGAAGAAAAAGTATGAAGGTCATCGGTGTCACAGGAGGAATTGCCACTGGAAAGAGCACGGTAGCCAAGTTATTAGCTAGCAGGGGAGCGAAGGTCATCGACGCGGATCAAATTTCCCGAGAAGTGATGATGCCTAAATCCGAGGTTTGGGAGAAGATCATTGCACATTTTGGCAGGGGAATACTCCTAAGTGACGGGAGCATCGATCGAAGGAATCTTGGAAAAATCGTTTTCTCTGATCCACAAGAACTCGAAGTCTTAAACCGCATAACTCATCCCACCATCATCAAAGTTATCGAGGATAAATTGGAGGAACTCAAACGTGCTCGAGAGGATCAGGTCATAGTCCTCGACTGTCCCCTTCTCATAGAGGCTCAACTTCTTCCCTGGGTGGATGAAGTGGTGGTGGTGACCACCAAGGAGGAAACGCAGATCAAACGCCTCAAGGAAAAAGGTCTCTCGGCGGAAGAGGCTCGTGCGAGGATGCGAGCTCAAATCTCTCAGGAAGAGCGGATTAAGTTCGCGGATCACATTGTGGAGAACGATGGAACCCTTGATGAGCTTCGCGAGAAGGTTGATAAGCTTTGGGAGAATATCAAGGTTGACCAAAAATCGTAG
- the rpsA gene encoding 30S ribosomal protein S1, whose amino-acid sequence MGGKKSREDKDVGGTNEEIIPDYDQTIKIFDEGDIVSGKVVKVDRDEILVDIGYKSEGVIPIRELSIRPDVGPEDIQVGEEIEALVLQKEDSEGRLILSKKRADCEKAWEKIERTYEEGGSVKGEVIEVVKGGLILDIGLRGFLPASLVELKRVKDLSQYVGRELECKIVEMNRNRNNVVLSRKAVLEEERKWERQKILSKLEKGQILTGKISSIVNFGAFVDLGGVDGLIHISELSWSHIDHPSEVVSVGDEVKVQVLDIDLDRERISLGLKQTTEDPWKIKVGRYSVGDVIEGVISRIVPFGAFLQMDEGVEGLIHISELAEERIELPDQAVKAGDKIKAKIIDIDLERRRISLSLKQFEEGKEKVPEKTEEVEETEEAAKESKEDHAHQVEKNEKRKTKEFDEGEAPEPSLEVVIEEMKESRSLKKQFSDPPSK is encoded by the coding sequence ATGGGAGGCAAAAAAAGTAGGGAAGATAAGGATGTGGGAGGAACGAATGAAGAGATAATTCCCGATTATGATCAGACCATAAAGATTTTTGATGAGGGAGATATAGTTTCGGGCAAGGTTGTCAAGGTCGACAGGGATGAGATTTTAGTGGATATAGGATATAAATCTGAAGGCGTTATCCCCATTCGTGAGCTCTCCATAAGACCCGATGTTGGTCCCGAGGATATTCAGGTCGGTGAGGAGATTGAAGCTTTGGTACTCCAAAAGGAGGATAGTGAAGGGAGACTGATTCTTTCGAAGAAGAGAGCCGACTGCGAGAAGGCCTGGGAGAAAATTGAAAGGACCTATGAAGAGGGTGGAAGTGTTAAGGGAGAGGTCATCGAGGTTGTTAAGGGTGGATTGATTTTGGATATCGGCTTAAGAGGTTTCCTTCCCGCCTCACTGGTTGAGCTAAAGAGGGTCAAGGATTTGAGTCAGTACGTGGGGCGTGAGCTTGAGTGCAAAATCGTTGAGATGAATAGGAACAGGAATAATGTGGTCTTGTCGAGGAAAGCGGTTCTTGAGGAGGAGCGAAAGTGGGAGCGGCAAAAGATTTTATCCAAACTGGAGAAGGGTCAGATCCTTACTGGTAAAATTTCCAGTATCGTCAATTTTGGAGCCTTTGTTGATTTGGGAGGAGTCGACGGACTCATACATATCTCTGAACTTTCCTGGTCTCATATAGATCATCCCTCTGAGGTAGTTTCGGTAGGAGACGAGGTAAAAGTTCAGGTTTTGGACATCGACCTCGATCGCGAGCGTATCTCATTGGGACTCAAACAGACCACTGAGGATCCGTGGAAAATCAAGGTCGGCAGGTATTCCGTGGGTGACGTCATTGAGGGAGTAATCAGCAGGATAGTCCCCTTTGGAGCGTTCTTACAGATGGATGAGGGAGTTGAGGGATTAATCCACATATCCGAATTGGCGGAGGAGCGCATTGAGCTTCCCGACCAGGCTGTTAAGGCGGGCGATAAAATAAAGGCTAAAATCATCGACATAGATTTGGAGAGAAGGCGAATCAGTTTAAGCCTCAAACAATTTGAAGAAGGCAAGGAGAAGGTGCCTGAAAAGACCGAGGAGGTAGAGGAAACTGAGGAAGCTGCCAAAGAAAGTAAGGAAGACCATGCTCATCAGGTGGAGAAAAACGAGAAACGAAAAACAAAGGAATTTGATGAAGGAGAGGCTCCCGAACCATCGCTAGAGGTAGTTATTGAGGAGATGAAGGAATCCCGCTCATTGAAGAAGCAATTTAGCGATCCACCCAGCAAATAA
- a CDS encoding DUF4352 domain-containing protein gives MKVLLPLFMIAMLLMCGVLVTLIKLAPIEEIERVRRAAKNERSKIPTIEIKPFSEKGLKYGPSYKTHGLKITINSIRRATKNSGLIMSEYPTWLIVNLTIKNISDEPIEDPSMYLPMRIIDSEGNEFIGNGDLLSSERRVEMGEPLIFEEIDKLNPGVKDRLPPGEELTGNIWFSLPEESKGLKLIYDPGPFGKKLKWSLK, from the coding sequence GTGAAGGTTTTACTTCCTCTCTTTATGATAGCCATGCTTCTTATGTGTGGTGTTTTGGTGACTCTCATCAAACTTGCCCCGATTGAGGAAATAGAGAGGGTAAGGAGAGCTGCTAAAAATGAGCGAAGCAAGATTCCTACCATAGAGATTAAACCCTTTTCTGAGAAGGGTTTAAAGTACGGTCCCTCCTACAAGACACATGGATTAAAGATTACCATAAACAGCATAAGGAGGGCTACGAAAAACAGTGGTCTTATAATGTCCGAGTATCCCACATGGCTCATAGTTAATTTAACCATTAAGAATATCTCAGATGAGCCTATAGAGGACCCATCAATGTACCTCCCAATGAGAATAATCGACAGTGAGGGTAATGAATTTATAGGTAATGGGGATTTACTATCTAGTGAGCGGAGAGTTGAGATGGGGGAACCCTTAATCTTTGAAGAAATCGATAAGCTCAATCCTGGTGTAAAGGACAGGCTCCCTCCAGGAGAAGAATTAACTGGAAATATTTGGTTTTCTCTTCCTGAGGAATCGAAGGGACTCAAACTCATATACGACCCTGGTCCGTTTGGGAAAAAGCTTAAGTGGAGCCTTAAATAG